The Sinorhizobium sp. B11 genomic interval TTGATCCCGCTCGTCACCGACAACGGCACGGGCAAGGTCAGGGTAAGATCGACATCATAGACGATGACCTCTGGGAGTATCCGCGGATCTGACCTGGTGACCTTGCGCCCACCATCGGTCTCGCCGAGGATGGGCGTCGCCTCAGAGCCAGCATACGTAGTCGGGACGACGATCTGTGGGAGGTCGGTTCGCAAGGCAATGGCCTTGCCCAGTCCAGTCGTGGACCCGCCACCAACTGAAAGGAGCGCGTCGATATCGTGGCGTTCCACAGTCTTCATCCCGTCGGCCGTTACCTCGACAGGCGTATGCATCTGCGCTTTGGAAAAGGTCGCAACGACGCGCGCTCCCAGGCTCTTGGCAATGTCTGCCGCCTGCGACGCCTGCTCTGGCGTCGAGAGCACTAGGATGCGGCGGGCCTTCAGCCTGTCTGCTTCCTCAGGAAGGCTAGCGATCGTGCCTTGGCCAAAAACCACCCTGGCGGGATTTCCTTTATAAAGGAACCGTTCCACCCTCATCTCCTATCGGTCTGCTGCACGAGCACGAAGTCGAAGTCGGACCGCCAGAGCGTCTCGCCATCCTCCACCTTCGTGAAGGGCGCGACGAGCGTCTGCTTCACGCCGAAAACCGTGTCGGATTCCAAATACGGATCGCCGCCAACGAACGTGTGGGTGACCAGCTTCTGAAAGCCATCCGCTCGCACCATGTAATGCATGTGCGCGGGACGAAACGGGTGGCGGCCGAGGCTTGAGAGCATCTGTCCGACAGGACCATCGTCCGGGATAGGATATGAAACCGGCTTGATCCCAACGAAGCTGTACTGGCCGTCGGCAGCGGTGATGAATACACCCCGGTTATTCCACTTCGGCTGGATGTCGGGCTGCTGGACGTCGTAATATCCGTCCGCGTTGTCCGACCATACGTCGATCCGGGCACCCGAAACCGGATTGCCTTCCAGATCGACCACCCGTCCAATGAAGAGGCAGCTTTCGCCCTTGCCGTCGAGGCAAATCTGTTCACCCATCTTGCGGATCGGGCACCCGTCCACATGGAAAGGTCCGAAGACCGTGTTTTCCGTCGCACCAACTGGGCGTCTATTGTTGATCGCATCGACCAGCATGGACATTCCAAGCGTATCGGAAAGAAGGATGAACTCCTGTCGTTCCCGCGTGCACATCTGCCCGGTGCGGGTCAGGAAATCGATCCCGAACTCCCATTCCGCTTGCGTCAGCTCGATTTCACGGGCGAAGCTGTGAAGGTGCTTCACAAGGCAGGACATGACCTCCTTAAGCCGGGGACTTATATCTTTGCCCATTCGGGCGTTCACTGCCTCGACGGAATTATCTTCGGTAAAGAAACCAGCCGTCGAGGTGATCGCGGTTATGCTTTTGGCCATGTCCAGTCCTCGAGACATCTAGGGAATGATGCGGTCCAACCGCAAACGATCGAAGGCATCCGTGAAAGACCGGGTTGTGTCTTGATATTCAAGGAATCCCAGGTCCCGGCTGCGGCCCATATCGTTGAACGTCTCGATCTGGCGCCCGAGATCTGCGTCCGAATGCCAGAACGATGCCACGCGGGTAAGAGCATTTGGTTCCAGCGCGTATTTCGCCACCATCTCGTCCCATATCGGACCGACCTCACGCATCTGCTCTTCGAGCGGGGTCGGGCTCCCTGGATAGGCGCCGGCTTCAAGACCGAAATAGGCAGCAAGACGTGGCCACAGCCACTTCCATCGAAACACCTCGCCATTGACGACGTTGAAGGCGAGATTAGCCGCCGCGCTGGTGGTTGCCGCCCATTTGAGGTGTTTTGCCAGGAGCCGGGCATCAGTGACGTCTGTCGCCGCTTCCCATTGCTCCGGTGATCCTGGGAAGATGAAAGGTCTACCGGTTTCACGGCAGATGGAAGCGTAGACGGCCAGTGTCGCCGCCATGTTCATGGCATTGCCGACCGCATAGCCGATAAGGGTGTGAGGACGATGCACGGACCAGGTGAAACCGTCCCTCGCGGACGCAGTGAAAATCTCGTCTTCCTGGACATAGTAGAAATTCTCTCCAGGAAGGCGCTCCTGCTCCTCTCTGAACGGGGTTTCCGGCTTGGTCTTCGCGTAGGATTCGAACGGTCCGAGATAATGTTTGGTGCCCGTGGTAAGCGCAACGTGTTCAACGCCTCGGCCGGAAACGGCATCGAGCACGTTGCGAACGATAGCGCCGTTCACTCTGCAGTTCTCCACTTCGGTATCCTGGCGTGACCAGGCCGTGATGAATACGTGGCTGGGGCGTTCTTCCGCGAGAGCAGCTTTTACCGATTGACCGTCAACGAGATCGCAACTCAGCGTCCGCACGCCGGGAAGCTTGCTTTGCGAACGTGACAGGCCTGCCACGGTCCAGTCACCGCTCGCCAGGAGGTTTTCCGCAAGATTGCTTCCGGTGATGCCGGTCGCGCCTACGATGAGTGCCTTCTTGGTCATCTCTTATCCGTTCACCAGTGTGATCTTGATGCTCTTCGTCGGATCCTGTCCGAATGAAAACGCCTCCACGGCGTCGGTGAGAGCGTAGTCGTGGGTTTGGATGGGCGACAAGTCGATCCCCGTGCGCTCAAGGAAGCGAATTGCAGCAGGCCACACACCGGGAGAACCGATGCAGCCGCGCACCGTCAGGTTCTTCATCTGGATCTGACCGATCGTCACCGGCACCTTGCGTCCGATGTTGATGCCAACCATGGACATCCTTCCTTCCTCGCGGGCGTAATCGAAGGCCGCAGCGAGAGATGCATCATGGCCTGACGCCTCGATCACGAGGTCTGCGCCGTGCCCCCCGGTCAGCTCACGAATCCTGTCTGCGGCGCCGCCGTCAGAAGGATCGATAGCTTCGTCGGCGCCGAGGCGCTTGGCGACCTCGCGGCGTGTTGCCAGAGGATCGACCACGATGACCCTCGCCCCCATGCCGATCGCTGCTGCGGCCGAAACCAAGCCAATGGTGCCACCGCCCGACACGACGACCGTCTCGCTTGCGTTCGTGCCACCAGACCTCATCACCGCATAGTAGCCACATGTGAAGGGCTCGATCAGCGCCGCCTTCTTGTTGTCGACGGCATCAGGAAGCTTGTGGAGCCATTCAGGATTGACGGCGAAATACTCACGGTCGGCTCCGCTCATGGAGAAACCGAAATGATGGAGACGATCGGGCGTGCGGACGACGCATTCGCCCACGACGCGCTCGCCTTTCTTGAATCCCTTCACGTTTCGGCCGACTTCCACGATCTCCCCGCTCCATTCATGTCCGGGCGTCACCGGGTAGGAGATCGGGATGATGTAGCGGCCAGCGAGGAGCTCGTAATCCGAATGGCAGATCCCAACCGCCTTGGTGTGGACGAGTACCTCGTTGGGCGACAGATCCGGCATCCCGACATCGGCGATAACCGGCCGTTCCGGAGCTTCGAAAATCAGAGCTTTCATCATCCTCCTCCTTAAATCTGTTCCAACAAGCCAGTGTTGGCGGCACGTACGATTGCTTCCAGCAGGGCAATGTTGTTCATCAGGTCTTCCCCGGTGATCGGATATGAGCCCTCACCTCTCACAGCGGAGGCGAAGGCCCGTAGATTGTCACGAACTGGTTCAGCGGGCGGCAGTTCCTGAACCGTGATCGGCTTGTTCTTCCACCCCTCGGTGACGACCCACCCATCCGGCGCCTCGACGTGAGCCTTGTCGCGGACTTCGATCCATCCCTCGGTGCCGAATACCGCGAAGCGGGAAATGAACGGCGTCGCAAGCGTTGCCGATATGTAGGCCGTACCACCGCCGGAGAAGCGAATATGGGCGCTCATCGTGTCGCCTTGCGGAATAGACGAGGCAAGGTTCTCGCACACGACGCGCACGTCCTTGGCAGGCCCCATCAGCTTCACAGCGAGGTCGGTAAGGTGAATACCAGTCGCCGTCATGCCTCCGGCGGGAGCCTGGTCTGCCTTCAAGCGCCAGTTCGAAGGGTCGAGACCGAGAAACTTGTCATGGCTGAAGTTGGCTTCGATCTGCAGAAGGCGCCCCAGCTTGCCGGAGCTTGCTGCTTCAAGGATCCTTGCAATCGGCGTTTCAAACCGGCGCTCGTGCCCCATCCCAAGCACCAGGCCAGCCTCTTTGCAAAGCGCCACCGACGCTTCCGCACCCGCCTTGGTAAGGTCGAGGGGCTTCTCGCAGAAGACGTGCTTGCCTGCAGCAACGACGCGCGCGATCTGCTCACGATGCAGCGAGTGCGGCGTTGCCAGCACGACAGCCTCGACGGACGGATCTGCAAGCGCGTCCGCCATGTCCTGAGAATACTGCAACCCCATCTCAGCAGCGAAAGCGGATGCATCGGGATTCGGATCGACGCCATGGGTGAAGTGCATTCCGGCCCCGCCGGCGCTGACGAGGGCGGCCATCTTCCGCCCCCACCAGCCAAGACCAACAAGCGCTGCGATGACGGGTTTTTCCTCGCGAATGGTCATCGATTATCCACCCGCTTGTTGAAGGGATGGATATTGACTGTTTTCCATACGCCGGCCTTGGTGAACGGGTCGGCTCTGTTGAAATCGACGATCTCTTCCTTGGTGTCCGCCTCGAAAACGAACAGGGAGCCGATCATGGTTTCGTTGTCGTCGGCCAGCAGCGGCCCGGAGATCACGGTCTTGGTTTTGCCCGTCGAAAGATACGCCTTGTGGGCATCATAGTTCGCCAGTCGTTTTTCGACGGCGCCCTCATGGTCTAGGCAATGAACAACGAAATGCATTCGATAATTCCTTTCAATTCAGCGGTAGCGTCGCGGCAGCGACAGCTCGCAAGCGATCAGGCCTTCATGTCGACAAGGATTTTGAGATGGGTCCCCGCGGGGTCGAGAAGTGCTTCGAAGCCCTTTTCGACGACTTGCTCGGGAGCAATCTGAGCGGTGACGATCTTTTCGACCGGGAAAATGCCAGCCCCGATCATCTGAGCGATCCTCGGCCAGATCTGAACAGGGTAGCACCAAGTGGCTTCGACGGTTATGTCCTTCAGCGCCCACAACATGGCGTCAATGGATGCTGGCCGGACATGAAGTCCAACCTGGACTACGGTCCCTTGGCGGCGGACCGCCTTGGCGCAAAGATTGAGCGAAGCTTCGGCGCCGACACACTCCAAGGCAACGTCTAGGCCCACCCCCTCCTCCGTATGATCACGAAATAGCTGGTCGGTATCGATCTCGCGCGGATCGAAGACGATCGCCTCGGGAACAAGTGCCTTGGCAAGTTCCCGTCGATTGGGGTTCAGCTCGGAAACGAAGATCTTGGTCGCGCCTGCAGCCCTGGTCGCGAGCAACACGAGCGCGCCGATCGGTCCTACTCCGGAGACGAGGACCGAGCTTCCCGATGTAACGCCTCCACGATCGACGCCGTAGACGGCCACGGCTGCGGGTTCGATCATCGCCGCCTGAACGTCCGAGACGGTGTCAGGAACCGGAAAAACGTTGTAACCGTTCACGACTGCGCGCTCACCCATTCCACCCCAGTCCCAAGAGAGACCGACACAGGCCATCTTTTCACTGAGATGGAACAGCCCACGACGTCCATAGTAGTCGTCGCGAGGCGAAATCAGGGGCTGGATGGAGACACGTGATCCGGGAACGACGTGTATCACGCTCTTGCCGACCTCGATCACACGAGCAGAAAACTCATGCCCCAGGATCTGCGGCAACGTCGCCCTCGAATAGACGTGGGGTGTCGCCGGCGTGACGATCGGGCCCGCGATATATTCATGGATATCGGTGCCACAAATACCGCACACAAGGGGCTCGACGAGCACCATGTCGTCGCCAAGCGGTCCCTCGGGGGCTTTCACGTCCTCGACCCGAATATCCTTCTTGGAGTAGTATCTAACAGCCTTCATTGCTCTGTCCTTTGCATGTTCTGCTCCGCCATCTCCTGACGGTCGAATAATTCTCGCCCCTAAGCGCGTCGTCAGATCAGGACCATCCCGCCATCGACCATGATCGTCTGCCCGGTGATGTAGTCGGACGCCGCTGAGGCGAGGAACGTGGTCACGCCGCTGATGTCTGCGGGGAGGGACACCCTTCCCAAGAGGATCGACTGCGAAAACTCATTGATCGCTTGTTCAGGCTTTGCGGTGAGGCCGTGATCCATGAACTCACGGTCAAGCTGCTCCCAGAGCTCGGTCTTCACGACACCGGGGCCAAAGCAATTGACGGTGATCTTGTGTTCTGCAAGCGAACGGGCGGCAGCCTGCGTGAGGGCCACGACGGCAAACTTCGAAGCGCAATAATGCGCGAACAAGGGATAGCCCTGCTTTCCGGCGATGGATGCCGTATTTACGATCTTCCCGCCGGTGCCTTGTGCGATCATCTGCTTGGCAGCTTCCTGGGTACCTATCAGCACGCCTCGGCCATTAATCCGCATGATCCGGTCGAAGTCGTCATCAGTGACCTCGAGGAACGGGCAGGTCTGGCTGATTCCGGCATTGTTGAACATCACGTCGAGGCGGCCGAAATGCTCGACGGTCCTTGCGATCAGCTCCTGCACGCTCTGTCGATCGGAAACGTCGACCCCAATCGCCATGGCATCTCCGTCGCCGGTTGAAATCTTCGCCGCAGTCTGTCTCGCCGTATCCTCATTCAGGTCTGCGATGACAACTTTAGCGCCGTTCTCGACCAAGTTGGCTGCGATGCCCGCACCGATGCCTCGCGCGGCACCAGTCACGATGACGACCTTGTTTTCAACTGATCGCGCCACGACACACCTCCCTGATTTCCATATTCCACCACCCGTTAGCCGGCGCATCGAGGATGCAGATCGTGGGCTTCGCCAGTGCGAGAAAGCCATCAGCTACAGAACTCCTTCGCGCAAACCGGTGGCTTGCACGTGCTCTCATTCGACTGACGGCTTAGTTCCTCCCACAGGAAACGCCGTGCGATCCTAGACGAACGCTAGAGGATGGACCGGCGGCTCGACAAATCTTTAATTATCCGAAACGGATATTTTGAATGCAGCAATCCTTCTCGGGCTGAAGCTACTATTTCTTTGGGAGGAGATGGCACTTGCGCCGAACAGACGCATGCAGCCGATTGTCAGGCTCTCCTTCGACATAGCAGCAAGAAGTATCTGGACGGCAGACGCCACCAGGGAAGGAAGGTTTTGCAATGAGCGAGACATTGAGAGTGGGCTGGGCTGGCATTGGCAAGATGGGCGCCCCGATGAGCAGACGTGTGCTCGAGAACGGATACCCCGTTTCCGTTTATGAACCGCTTCCCGAAAATCGCGCCTCAGTGGTGGCTCTTGGTGCAAACGTAGCTCATAGCCTTGAAGATCTGGTGGAAACATCGGACGTGGTGATGCTCACCATTCCAAACGACGTCATTCTGCGCACTCTCATATTGGCACCAGCCACCCTCGCCGAGCTATTGAGGCCCGGTCAGATAGTAGTCGAGATGAGCACCGTATCTCCCGAGCTCTCAGCCGAGGTTGCGGACGCACTATCCCGAGCCGGTGTCGCATATCTTAGAGCTCCAGTATCAGGCAGCACGGTTACCGCGTCTTCCGGCATGCTTTCTGTCATGGTCTCCGGCCCAGAGGATGCCTACCGCAAGGTCGAGCCGATCCTCGCCAGTTTCTCCACAAAGCAGTTCTACCTCGGAGATGGCGAGGAGGCCCGATACCTGAAGCTCGTCCTGAACGCGCTCGTTGGTGCGACTGCCGCTCTCCTTGGCGAAGCTCTCACACTCGGACTGAAGGGCAATCTGTCGGTTGAAACAATGCTGAACGTCATTTGCGAGAGCGCTGTTGCCTCACCGCTGATCGCATACAAGCGCGACCTACTGGTAAATCGGAACTTTGACCCCGCCTTCTCGGTCTCTCAAATGATGAAGGATTTTGACCTGATCCTTGGCGCAGCGAAGTCTGATCATGTGCCCATGTACCTCGCCTCCGTGATCCGCCAGCAGTACGAGGCCGCATTCGCCGATGGCTTGGCGGAAAAGGACTTTTTCGTTCTCTTCGAGCAATCCGAGCGCCTAGCCGGTCTCAGCCGAGAGAAGAAAGCCTCCTGAGCAAGAGCGTCCGCGTCATGGCTGGTGCAAGCATGGGCGGCAGGCTAGTCTGACTGCCAATAGCGACGGTTGGGAGGCCGACGTGAACGAATACGAAATGCTGCGCATCATCGACTTCATTGAAAAGACGCGCCGACCGTTCAGGGAGGTAATCGATGCCGCCAACGAAGATGCGGTCTGGCTGATCGTCATGTTCCTGATCAAGTCGCATATCTTGAGCCAGCCTGTATCGATCTCCACTCTTGGCCAGGAGTCGGGTCTCCCCTATGCAACATCGATGAGATTGATCAATCGTCTCATTGACGCCGGCCACATAGTCAAGATCTCCAAGGGCCCCTCTGGCCAGCGCTTCGCTTTGCAGCCAAGCGACCAGCTCATTCGCTCGTTCGAGTCTTACGCTCGCAAGACGAAATCGCTGCTTGCACAAACCTTGGGACTGCGAACCGGAGAAGAGGAAGACGAGTACTACTTCGGAGGGACACCGCTCGGCTCGCAGATCATCCCACCAATGCGCCTTGTCCAGCGTCGGGCCGAGTCCCAGATCGAGCTCCGTTTTCTCCTGAACAACGACAACTACTTCTCCGCCATGCGGAACATGTGGGCCGACTTCCGCAGCAATCTTGCCTCACGAAAGAACTTCGACCTGTTACCGCTTCCCGAGCTTTATAAACGCGCAAGGGAAAACGCGGCCAAGAAGCTCTCCGACTACGACGTAATTGCAATCAATATGCCGTGGCTCGGAGAGTTCGCCGAAAGCGGGATCGTTCGTCCGATTGACCAGTATATTCAAAAAACAGGCATTAACCCTCTCGACTTCCATCCAACCATTTGGTCATCGGCGACATGGGATGGCAGAGACTATGGCGTTCCCGGATACTGCACGGTAGAATTCCTGGCCGCCCGCAAGGACCTTCTCTCCGAAGCCGGCGTACCCTTCCCGAAAACCTTCGACGAAGTAATCAAGGCCGGCCGCAAATTCCACCAACCCGATGACGGCATGTACGGTGCGGTTTGGGATGGCGCTCGCGGCATGCCGATAGCATCAAGTTTCCTCTTCTTCATGGGCGCGTGCGGACAACCAGCAATATCGCTCCGCAGGACGCGATCCGGTTTTACGCTCGATGGTCTCGATCCGGATGAGCTCACATGCACTATCCTCTCAGACGCAGGATTTGCCGCCCTGGACTATATGCGCCGACTCATGGAGATCTCACCGCCTAAGATCTTGGAGATGGCCTGGGACAAGACGCTCGACGTCTTCCTTCGCGGTAGAGCGAGTCTTGGCTATTTCTGGACGATGCGCGCCGCGCGGTTCGAGTACGATGTTCAATCGGTGGTGAAGCGCAGGGTCGAGTATCTCCCACAGCCGTCGGGACCCGGCGGCACACGCGCTTCGCCGATCGGCGGCTTTCTCTTCTGCATCCCCACAAACCTTCCTGAAGAACGTGTCGAAATGGCCGCTGATGCGATCGCGTGGATGGCCTCGAGGGAAGCTATGAAAGCACATGTGAAGAACGGCTTTCCCGTAGCACCGCGTTTCTCCGTGAGCGCGGATCCGGAAGCTGCAGCGAGCTCCCCGATCGTCAGGTTCGTTGATCAACTTGCGAAGAAGAGCCTGCTACACACGTGGCAGCGTCCAAAAATTCCGCAGTACACAACGATCGAGAAAGTCCTGGGTGAGGAAATTCACGACGCATTGCTAGGCAACAAGACACCTCGCGCGGCACTCGAGACGGCTGCTTGTCAAATAGAGGCAAGCCTAAGAGTGGGAAGTCATCACCGTCGAGAAGTTCGGAGCGTTTGAGCACCTCCGCCTGTCCCCGCTCAGAAGAACAGCCGCCTCAAGGCGGCTGCGATCGTCGGGGTCCAAACACTAGGCCGGAACGGCCTGGTCCGTTCTGATCAACAGACCGGAGTTATCCGGTTGGGCCAAGAGCACCCCCTTCTCGATATCCAAAGCGACCTGGACAACGCGTTCGTTCACGGGCGCCTTCCTTCCGTGGCGCGCGAGTATGTCCACAACCAGACCATTTACCTCCTGCACCTCTGCCCGACGGCCCTTTCGCCAATCCTGGAGAGACGTGGTGAGCGTGTCGGCTTGGGAAAACGTCTTTAGGACTTCTTCGAAAATTTGGTCCACGTACCGTTCCGGATGGTTGGTTGTGACGGCAGACATGCCGATGATCGGGATGATCTGAGCTCCGTCGGCCAGCGCTGCCTGCATCGCTTCGTATCCCGCCTCCCGCATTACTTCCAGCATCCCCGGATGCCGCGCGGCGTCAGCCAGTGGAAGGTCGACGATCGCGGAGGGGATAAGCTCCGCTGCGTTCACGACCAGCTTCATCCACTTCGCCGAATGAATGTCGTCCAGCACTTCGACGCGCCCAGAGTTCCTTAGAAGCTCCGCAACATGTTCCACCCGATCCTGGTTTGCCGGATCCAAGGCGCCAAGAGCAAACCACGAGGTGTCATGATCGTTCTG includes:
- a CDS encoding intradiol ring-cleavage dioxygenase, which codes for MAKSITAITSTAGFFTEDNSVEAVNARMGKDISPRLKEVMSCLVKHLHSFAREIELTQAEWEFGIDFLTRTGQMCTRERQEFILLSDTLGMSMLVDAINNRRPVGATENTVFGPFHVDGCPIRKMGEQICLDGKGESCLFIGRVVDLEGNPVSGARIDVWSDNADGYYDVQQPDIQPKWNNRGVFITAADGQYSFVGIKPVSYPIPDDGPVGQMLSSLGRHPFRPAHMHYMVRADGFQKLVTHTFVGGDPYLESDTVFGVKQTLVAPFTKVEDGETLWRSDFDFVLVQQTDRR
- a CDS encoding SDR family oxidoreductase, with protein sequence MTKKALIVGATGITGSNLAENLLASGDWTVAGLSRSQSKLPGVRTLSCDLVDGQSVKAALAEERPSHVFITAWSRQDTEVENCRVNGAIVRNVLDAVSGRGVEHVALTTGTKHYLGPFESYAKTKPETPFREEQERLPGENFYYVQEDEIFTASARDGFTWSVHRPHTLIGYAVGNAMNMAATLAVYASICRETGRPFIFPGSPEQWEAATDVTDARLLAKHLKWAATTSAAANLAFNVVNGEVFRWKWLWPRLAAYFGLEAGAYPGSPTPLEEQMREVGPIWDEMVAKYALEPNALTRVASFWHSDADLGRQIETFNDMGRSRDLGFLEYQDTTRSFTDAFDRLRLDRIIP
- a CDS encoding zinc-binding dehydrogenase, coding for MKALIFEAPERPVIADVGMPDLSPNEVLVHTKAVGICHSDYELLAGRYIIPISYPVTPGHEWSGEIVEVGRNVKGFKKGERVVGECVVRTPDRLHHFGFSMSGADREYFAVNPEWLHKLPDAVDNKKAALIEPFTCGYYAVMRSGGTNASETVVVSGGGTIGLVSAAAAIGMGARVIVVDPLATRREVAKRLGADEAIDPSDGGAADRIRELTGGHGADLVIEASGHDASLAAAFDYAREEGRMSMVGINIGRKVPVTIGQIQMKNLTVRGCIGSPGVWPAAIRFLERTGIDLSPIQTHDYALTDAVEAFSFGQDPTKSIKITLVNG
- a CDS encoding Gfo/Idh/MocA family oxidoreductase, with the protein product MTIREEKPVIAALVGLGWWGRKMAALVSAGGAGMHFTHGVDPNPDASAFAAEMGLQYSQDMADALADPSVEAVVLATPHSLHREQIARVVAAGKHVFCEKPLDLTKAGAEASVALCKEAGLVLGMGHERRFETPIARILEAASSGKLGRLLQIEANFSHDKFLGLDPSNWRLKADQAPAGGMTATGIHLTDLAVKLMGPAKDVRVVCENLASSIPQGDTMSAHIRFSGGGTAYISATLATPFISRFAVFGTEGWIEVRDKAHVEAPDGWVVTEGWKNKPITVQELPPAEPVRDNLRAFASAVRGEGSYPITGEDLMNNIALLEAIVRAANTGLLEQI
- a CDS encoding YciI family protein, producing the protein MHFVVHCLDHEGAVEKRLANYDAHKAYLSTGKTKTVISGPLLADDNETMIGSLFVFEADTKEEIVDFNRADPFTKAGVWKTVNIHPFNKRVDNR
- a CDS encoding 2,3-butanediol dehydrogenase, producing the protein MKAVRYYSKKDIRVEDVKAPEGPLGDDMVLVEPLVCGICGTDIHEYIAGPIVTPATPHVYSRATLPQILGHEFSARVIEVGKSVIHVVPGSRVSIQPLISPRDDYYGRRGLFHLSEKMACVGLSWDWGGMGERAVVNGYNVFPVPDTVSDVQAAMIEPAAVAVYGVDRGGVTSGSSVLVSGVGPIGALVLLATRAAGATKIFVSELNPNRRELAKALVPEAIVFDPREIDTDQLFRDHTEEGVGLDVALECVGAEASLNLCAKAVRRQGTVVQVGLHVRPASIDAMLWALKDITVEATWCYPVQIWPRIAQMIGAGIFPVEKIVTAQIAPEQVVEKGFEALLDPAGTHLKILVDMKA
- a CDS encoding glucose 1-dehydrogenase: MARSVENKVVIVTGAARGIGAGIAANLVENGAKVVIADLNEDTARQTAAKISTGDGDAMAIGVDVSDRQSVQELIARTVEHFGRLDVMFNNAGISQTCPFLEVTDDDFDRIMRINGRGVLIGTQEAAKQMIAQGTGGKIVNTASIAGKQGYPLFAHYCASKFAVVALTQAAARSLAEHKITVNCFGPGVVKTELWEQLDREFMDHGLTAKPEQAINEFSQSILLGRVSLPADISGVTTFLASAASDYITGQTIMVDGGMVLI
- a CDS encoding NAD(P)-dependent oxidoreductase, which encodes MSETLRVGWAGIGKMGAPMSRRVLENGYPVSVYEPLPENRASVVALGANVAHSLEDLVETSDVVMLTIPNDVILRTLILAPATLAELLRPGQIVVEMSTVSPELSAEVADALSRAGVAYLRAPVSGSTVTASSGMLSVMVSGPEDAYRKVEPILASFSTKQFYLGDGEEARYLKLVLNALVGATAALLGEALTLGLKGNLSVETMLNVICESAVASPLIAYKRDLLVNRNFDPAFSVSQMMKDFDLILGAAKSDHVPMYLASVIRQQYEAAFADGLAEKDFFVLFEQSERLAGLSREKKAS
- a CDS encoding extracellular solute-binding protein, with protein sequence MNEYEMLRIIDFIEKTRRPFREVIDAANEDAVWLIVMFLIKSHILSQPVSISTLGQESGLPYATSMRLINRLIDAGHIVKISKGPSGQRFALQPSDQLIRSFESYARKTKSLLAQTLGLRTGEEEDEYYFGGTPLGSQIIPPMRLVQRRAESQIELRFLLNNDNYFSAMRNMWADFRSNLASRKNFDLLPLPELYKRARENAAKKLSDYDVIAINMPWLGEFAESGIVRPIDQYIQKTGINPLDFHPTIWSSATWDGRDYGVPGYCTVEFLAARKDLLSEAGVPFPKTFDEVIKAGRKFHQPDDGMYGAVWDGARGMPIASSFLFFMGACGQPAISLRRTRSGFTLDGLDPDELTCTILSDAGFAALDYMRRLMEISPPKILEMAWDKTLDVFLRGRASLGYFWTMRAARFEYDVQSVVKRRVEYLPQPSGPGGTRASPIGGFLFCIPTNLPEERVEMAADAIAWMASREAMKAHVKNGFPVAPRFSVSADPEAAASSPIVRFVDQLAKKSLLHTWQRPKIPQYTTIEKVLGEEIHDALLGNKTPRAALETAACQIEASLRVGSHHRREVRSV
- a CDS encoding 2-dehydropantoate 2-reductase, coding for MTGADKRPRIAFLGTGAQGASIGADFALAGLDVTFIEQWPEHVEAIRRDGITVNLPSRTINVRVPALHLCQVAEIKEPFDLVFLVVKAYDTKWACQLIKPCLAPDGLVIGLQNGMTHEDIADVVGRHRAVGAVIEIASNMFVPGITNRQNDHDTSWFALGALDPANQDRVEHVAELLRNSGRVEVLDDIHSAKWMKLVVNAAELIPSAIVDLPLADAARHPGMLEVMREAGYEAMQAALADGAQIIPIIGMSAVTTNHPERYVDQIFEEVLKTFSQADTLTTSLQDWRKGRRAEVQEVNGLVVDILARHGRKAPVNERVVQVALDIEKGVLLAQPDNSGLLIRTDQAVPA